From Cognatishimia activa, one genomic window encodes:
- a CDS encoding tetratricopeptide repeat protein, which produces MRHSIFVSMTLAATVALAGCQKAGDAEVDRALEAVNAIDGAELSDIMLNAADPNEGVAYFQRTLGENPGRVDLQRGLAMSLVRARRYDEAVPAWRKVVKNPESTLDDQVDLADALIRTGEWETADKTLDAIPPTHESFKRYRLEAVVADSAKEWKKADSFYEIAVGLTTRPAGVLNNWGYSKLTRGDFTEAERLFVDAIRQDPGLFTAKNNLVLARGAQRNYSLPVVPMEQTERAQLLHTMALSAIKQGDVEIGKALLRDAIDTHPQHFETAVRSLRALENA; this is translated from the coding sequence ATGCGCCACTCTATTTTTGTGAGCATGACTCTGGCCGCAACCGTCGCATTGGCGGGTTGTCAAAAAGCCGGAGATGCCGAGGTCGACAGGGCCCTCGAAGCCGTTAACGCCATTGATGGCGCGGAACTTTCAGACATTATGTTGAACGCGGCTGATCCAAACGAAGGGGTCGCCTATTTCCAACGTACGCTTGGTGAAAACCCAGGTCGGGTTGATCTTCAACGTGGCCTTGCCATGTCACTGGTACGTGCGCGTCGCTACGATGAGGCCGTTCCTGCGTGGCGCAAGGTTGTGAAGAACCCAGAAAGCACTTTGGATGATCAGGTAGATCTGGCAGATGCGCTGATCCGCACTGGCGAATGGGAGACGGCAGACAAAACTCTGGATGCAATCCCACCCACCCATGAATCCTTCAAACGTTACCGCCTGGAAGCCGTTGTCGCTGACTCAGCGAAAGAGTGGAAAAAGGCCGATAGCTTCTATGAAATCGCTGTGGGCTTAACCACCCGCCCGGCAGGTGTTTTGAACAACTGGGGCTATTCTAAACTGACACGCGGTGATTTCACTGAAGCGGAACGCCTGTTTGTCGATGCAATTCGCCAAGACCCTGGACTGTTCACCGCCAAAAACAACCTTGTTCTGGCCCGTGGCGCGCAGCGCAACTACTCGCTGCCAGTTGTGCCCATGGAACAAACCGAACGTGCGCAGCTTCTGCACACCATGGCGCTTTCTGCGATCAAGCAGGGCGATGTGGAAATCGGCAAAGCGCTCCTGCGCGATGCGATCGACACCCACCCACAGCACTTTGAAACCGCAGTTCGTAGCCTCAGAGCGCTGGAAAACGCCTGA
- a CDS encoding prepilin peptidase gives MQITPAEALWFLPFVTPICFYVAWTDMKMMKITNQAVVALFLVFVVIGPLALPFEAYLWRYLHLVVILIIGILLNAVGAVGAGDAKFAAAAAPFIVLGDFTQLTMIFATTLLAAWVTHRLAKHSPVRKLVPNWESWSRKKDFPMGLALGGTLALYLLFGAIG, from the coding sequence ATGCAAATCACCCCTGCTGAGGCGCTGTGGTTCCTGCCATTTGTGACGCCCATTTGCTTTTATGTCGCTTGGACCGACATGAAGATGATGAAGATCACCAATCAGGCGGTTGTCGCGCTGTTTCTGGTGTTTGTTGTCATTGGTCCGCTGGCCCTGCCCTTTGAGGCCTACCTTTGGCGCTATCTGCACCTCGTGGTCATCCTGATCATAGGTATCCTGCTCAACGCTGTGGGAGCTGTCGGTGCCGGGGATGCAAAATTCGCCGCTGCCGCCGCGCCCTTCATTGTACTTGGTGATTTCACCCAGTTGACGATGATCTTTGCCACAACACTTTTAGCAGCTTGGGTCACACATCGGTTGGCCAAACACAGCCCTGTGCGCAAGCTTGTTCCCAATTGGGAAAGCTGGTCCCGGAAAAAGGATTTCCCGATGGGCCTGGCCCTTGGTGGAACACTGGCGCTCTACTTGTTGTTCGGGGCAATTGGATAA
- a CDS encoding ATPase encodes MNMPMEAAATTVIAPPAPKRLEDMQLPIVMMRDILLKTMFRKNVDMVSEVAHAICLPRAVTQELIDMAREQKFLEATGTLNANSGNEMGYQLTDLGKTRAQDALSQSEYYGAMPVPLHVYGEQIKRQSIRNIQISREQLTGAMGHLILPDSLLDHLGPAVSAGRSILMYGPPGNGKSSISNGIRDAMGDKVYVPRAIEYAGQVITVYDPIVHSKAESEVDDPNSLRRRRSFDTRYVRCDRPTVITGGELTLDMLDLVYNPTARTYQAPLQLKAAGGIFIVDDLGRQQEPPQALVNRWIVPLEESRDILALQSGEKFETPFDTLVIFSTNFHPNEIFDQAALRRIFFKIKIDGPDQEDFLKIFAMVARKKGIPLDETALVHLLQKKYPTIDNIYANYQPVFLIDQMISICEFEGIPYQMTPDLIDRAWANMFVKDEHIVK; translated from the coding sequence ATGAATATGCCAATGGAAGCTGCCGCAACGACGGTGATTGCCCCCCCTGCCCCGAAACGGCTGGAGGATATGCAACTCCCCATCGTCATGATGCGCGACATTCTGTTGAAAACCATGTTCCGCAAAAATGTGGATATGGTCAGCGAAGTGGCGCATGCGATCTGCCTACCCCGCGCGGTCACGCAAGAACTGATCGATATGGCGAGAGAACAGAAGTTTCTGGAAGCCACCGGTACGTTGAACGCGAATTCCGGCAATGAAATGGGTTACCAGCTAACAGACCTCGGCAAAACCCGCGCACAGGACGCGCTGTCGCAGTCGGAATACTATGGTGCGATGCCGGTACCTCTGCATGTCTACGGAGAGCAGATCAAACGCCAGTCCATCCGCAACATCCAGATTTCACGCGAACAACTCACAGGCGCTATGGGGCATCTGATCCTCCCTGACAGCCTACTCGATCACCTCGGCCCAGCAGTCAGCGCTGGTCGTTCGATCCTGATGTATGGCCCTCCGGGCAACGGTAAATCCTCGATCTCAAACGGCATCCGCGACGCCATGGGCGACAAGGTTTATGTACCTCGCGCGATTGAATATGCAGGACAGGTGATCACTGTGTACGACCCTATCGTGCATTCAAAAGCTGAATCCGAAGTGGATGACCCAAACAGCCTGCGCCGCCGCCGCAGCTTTGACACGCGTTATGTGCGCTGTGACCGTCCAACCGTGATCACCGGTGGTGAACTCACGCTGGATATGCTGGACTTGGTCTACAACCCAACCGCACGCACCTATCAGGCCCCGCTTCAACTGAAGGCCGCTGGCGGTATCTTCATTGTCGACGACTTGGGTCGTCAGCAAGAACCGCCGCAGGCGCTTGTGAACCGCTGGATTGTACCGCTTGAAGAGAGCCGCGATATCCTCGCGTTGCAATCTGGTGAGAAGTTTGAAACTCCGTTTGATACGCTGGTTATCTTCTCGACCAACTTCCACCCGAATGAAATCTTTGACCAAGCGGCCCTGCGCCGGATCTTCTTTAAGATTAAAATCGATGGTCCTGACCAAGAAGACTTCCTGAAGATCTTCGCCATGGTCGCTCGTAAAAAGGGTATTCCGCTTGATGAAACAGCGCTGGTGCATCTTCTTCAGAAGAAATACCCAACGATCGATAATATATATGCGAACTATCAGCCGGTCTTCCTGATCGATCAGATGATCTCAATATGTGAATTTGAGGGTATTCCTTACCAGATGACTCCTGATCTGATTGACCGTGCTTGGGCCAATATGTTTGTGAAAGACGAACACATTGTAAAATAA
- a CDS encoding CDP-alcohol phosphatidyltransferase family protein, with product MSPQIKALSVHLLTATGAVFAMLAMLAAVEEKWSLMFLWLVVAFVVDGIDGPLARRYHVKHYAAEFDGVLLDLIIDYLTYVFIPAFALFKSGLMDGWTGWFAIIIITFASAMYFADTRMKTKDNSFSGFPGCWNMVVLVIFALEPNFWVSLSLVAALAVAMFLPLRFIHPVRTERWRLVSLPMALAWTFFAAWAAWVDFHPESWAHWGLVVTSVYLLLVGFVQQIFPDRTTELDAP from the coding sequence ATGAGCCCACAGATTAAAGCCCTTTCCGTTCATCTATTGACTGCAACCGGTGCCGTTTTTGCCATGCTCGCCATGTTGGCAGCCGTGGAGGAAAAATGGAGCCTCATGTTTCTTTGGCTTGTGGTGGCCTTTGTGGTCGATGGCATTGATGGCCCTCTGGCGCGTCGATATCACGTCAAACACTACGCTGCAGAATTTGACGGCGTTCTGCTTGATCTGATTATCGACTATCTGACCTATGTGTTTATCCCGGCCTTCGCGCTCTTCAAGTCAGGGCTGATGGACGGATGGACCGGCTGGTTTGCGATCATCATCATCACCTTTGCATCAGCCATGTATTTCGCCGATACACGCATGAAAACAAAGGACAACTCCTTCTCTGGATTTCCCGGGTGCTGGAATATGGTGGTCTTGGTCATCTTCGCACTTGAGCCAAATTTCTGGGTCAGCCTGTCGCTTGTGGCCGCTCTGGCGGTGGCTATGTTCCTCCCGCTGCGATTTATCCACCCAGTTCGAACCGAGCGATGGCGCCTTGTTTCCCTACCGATGGCGCTTGCATGGACTTTCTTTGCGGCCTGGGCCGCCTGGGTCGATTTTCATCCCGAGAGTTGGGCGCACTGGGGCTTGGTGGTCACGTCAGTATATCTGCTGCTGGTTGGCTTCGTGCAGCAGATTTTTCCTGATCGTACAACAGAGCTTGATGCGCCCTAG
- a CDS encoding GreA/GreB family elongation factor, which produces MTDRATSKKAIHDRLMALEAGELAVAISHYEAHLSQSQTGDHDIHDKDDQVSARESRDLAVAFDAPVLAHHAKVDAIENTDFSLTDTVGPGAVVRFNNRCFVICVSTTRFDVEGSTYMGISTGSPIYQAMAGLKAGDSFAFNGSEFTIEDVL; this is translated from the coding sequence ATGACAGATCGCGCAACTTCGAAAAAAGCCATTCATGACCGCCTGATGGCCTTGGAAGCGGGCGAATTGGCTGTTGCCATCAGCCACTACGAAGCGCATCTCAGCCAATCCCAAACCGGCGATCACGACATCCACGACAAAGATGATCAGGTGTCAGCACGCGAAAGCCGTGACTTGGCTGTCGCATTTGACGCCCCTGTACTGGCACATCACGCCAAAGTTGATGCGATTGAAAATACGGATTTTTCACTGACAGATACCGTCGGTCCAGGAGCGGTCGTGCGTTTCAACAACAGGTGCTTTGTCATCTGCGTCTCGACCACACGCTTTGATGTCGAAGGCAGCACCTATATGGGCATATCGACGGGCAGCCCGATCTATCAGGCCATGGCGGGTCTTAAGGCCGGCGACAGCTTTGCATTTAACGGTTCTGAATTTACCATCGAGGACGTACTTTAG
- a CDS encoding methylated-DNA--[protein]-cysteine S-methyltransferase has protein sequence MLSACFNSPVGALTIYEEDGAITSVRWDETESAHTALLDQAVTQLAAYFAGELQVFDLPLYVKGSDFQRAVCDEMLKIPFGETCTYGDIAKTLGVSAQPVGGACGGNPIPIIIPCHRVMGAGDKLIGFSGAGGVETKVALLRHEGAGGFLL, from the coding sequence ATGCTGAGCGCGTGTTTTAATAGCCCGGTTGGTGCCTTGACCATCTATGAAGAAGACGGTGCGATCACCAGTGTTCGCTGGGATGAAACTGAGTCGGCGCATACGGCCTTGCTGGATCAGGCGGTGACACAACTTGCAGCCTATTTTGCAGGCGAGCTGCAGGTGTTTGATCTGCCGCTTTATGTCAAAGGCTCTGACTTTCAACGTGCCGTTTGCGATGAGATGTTAAAAATACCCTTTGGCGAAACCTGCACCTATGGCGATATCGCGAAGACGCTTGGCGTGTCTGCTCAGCCTGTTGGTGGGGCCTGTGGCGGCAATCCGATCCCAATTATCATCCCCTGTCATCGAGTGATGGGGGCAGGTGATAAACTGATTGGGTTTAGTGGAGCGGGCGGTGTGGAAACCAAAGTTGCCCTTCTGCGTCACGAAGGGGCAGGTGGCTTTCTGCTCTGA
- a CDS encoding LysE family translocator → MLDLAVYIPACFAINLAFGPNNLLAMTHGAQAGTGFALRAGMGRILAFAPMIAISAIGLGVILSASAMVFTAIKIFGAAYLVYLGIKILRSSASADLSDLKPRQLEFRSAFRSEMLVAFGNPKAILVFAAFFPQFVVVEDYAQSYLILGSLFLVMEIAALFIYAAVGQFAARAASRRLHWFQRASGFGMIGFGLLLLFTPKPGNQALAG, encoded by the coding sequence ATGCTTGATCTTGCCGTCTATATCCCGGCGTGTTTTGCCATCAACCTGGCCTTTGGGCCGAACAATTTGCTCGCCATGACCCATGGCGCGCAGGCGGGAACAGGGTTTGCTCTGCGTGCAGGGATGGGTCGTATTCTGGCCTTTGCACCGATGATTGCAATTTCCGCAATTGGGCTAGGGGTGATCCTATCTGCCTCGGCCATGGTGTTTACCGCCATTAAGATTTTCGGCGCGGCCTATCTGGTTTATTTGGGCATCAAGATTCTGCGTTCTTCTGCTTCGGCGGATCTCTCGGATCTCAAGCCACGCCAGCTGGAATTCCGCTCAGCGTTTCGCAGTGAGATGCTTGTGGCCTTTGGCAATCCGAAGGCGATTTTGGTCTTCGCGGCTTTTTTCCCGCAGTTTGTTGTCGTTGAAGATTACGCCCAGAGTTATCTGATCCTCGGCAGCCTGTTCCTCGTGATGGAGATCGCGGCCCTGTTCATCTATGCCGCAGTCGGCCAATTTGCCGCGCGGGCAGCTTCACGCCGTTTGCACTGGTTTCAGCGTGCATCTGGATTTGGCATGATCGGATTTGGCTTGCTGCTGCTCTTCACACCTAAGCCCGGCAATCAGGCTTTGGCGGGCTAG